Proteins encoded in a region of the Prinia subflava isolate CZ2003 ecotype Zambia chromosome 24, Cam_Psub_1.2, whole genome shotgun sequence genome:
- the TCEA3 gene encoding transcription elongation factor A protein 3 isoform X3, whose translation MGPAEELVRIAKKLDKMVARKSTVRWLNSPGHVHISIHEGALDLLKSLTSYTMTIQLLQTTRIGVAVNSVRKHCSDEEVVASAKILIKNWKRLLESTTTKKEKGADRKKEKDTNGDKEKKKGMDVSSCPSEGVKHSKNIAEKHREKHKERKPSKCDSHATTTQGHSADSSPRRVSSDGQSPTTSSKKSPLHGKKERRASADARSSTVSSSFSSQKRLSAERRASVGTSLSPAPTSSQRNSSDSKEERANSSKAKPEVPRTPSSPSFSPSPCFLAPCYLTGDSVRDKCIEMLTAALRMDDDYKEFSVNCEKMASEIEDHIFQELKSTDMKYRNRVRSRISNLKDPKNPGLRRNVLCGAIEPSLIARMTAEEMASDELKKLRNAMTQEAIREHQMAKTGGTVTDLFQCSKCKKKNCTYNQVQTRSADEPMTTFVLCNECGNRWKFC comes from the exons ATGGGGCCCGCTGAGGAGCTGGTCCGGATTGCCAAGAAATTGGATAAGATGGTGGCCAGGAAGAGCACGGTAAGGTGGCTGAACTCGCCGGGGCATGTGCACATATCTATACAC gaaggggcaCTGGATCTGCTCAAATCCCTTACCAGCTACACCATGACCATCCAGCTACTCCAG ACCACACGGATTGGAGTGGCTGTGAACTCAGTGCGGAAACACTGCTCAGATGAAGAGGTGGTGGCTTCTGCCAAAATCCTCATCAAAAACTGGAAACGACTTCTGG AGtccaccaccacaaaaaaagagaagggtgCAGataggaagaaggaaaaggacacaaatggagacaaggagaagaagaaggggaTGGATGTTTCCAGCTGCCCCAGTGAAGGGGTGAAGCACAGCAAGAATATAGCTGAGAAGCACAGGGAGAAGCACAAAGAGAG GAAACCCAGCAAGTGTGACTCTCATGCCACCACCACCCAGGGCCACTCGGCCGATTCCAGCCCAAGGAG AGTGTCCAGTGACGGCCAGAGCCCCACCACGTCCTCCAAGAAATCACCTCTGCATGGCAAGAAAGAGAG GAGAGCCTCGGCTGACGCCAGGTCCTCAACTGTgtcctcctctttctcctcacAAAAGAGACTGTCAGCAGAGAG GAGAGCCTCTGTGGGCACCAGCCTCTCTCCAGCTCCTACCAGCTCCCAGAGAAACTCCAGTGACAGCAAGGAGGAAAG AGCCAACAGCAGCAAGGCCAAACCTGAGGTGCCGCGaacccccagcagcccctccttctctcccagcccctgcttcCTGGCCCCCTGCTATCTCACGGGGGACTCAGTGCGGGACAAGTGCATTGAGATGCTGACGGCTGCACTCCGCATGGATG ACGACTACAAGGAGTTCAGTGTCAATTGTGAGAAGATGGCTTCGGAGATTGAAGAC CATATCTTCCAGGAGCTGAAGAGCACTGACATGAAGTATCGCAACCGGGTGCGGAGCAGGATCAGCAACCTGAAGGACCCCAAGAACCCTGGTCTGCGGAGGAATGTGCTGTGTGGGGCCATCGAGCCCAGCCTCATCGCCCGGATGACCGCTGAG GAGATGGCCAGTGATGAGCTGAAGAAGCTGCGGAATGCCATGACCCAGGAGGCCATCCGGGAGCACCAGATGGCCAAGACAGGTGGTACCGTCACTGACCTCTTCCAGTGCAGCAAGTGCAAGAAGAAGAACTGCACGTACAACCAG GTACAGACGCGCAGCGCTGATGAACCCATGACAACATTCGTGCTGTGCAACGAATGTGGGAACCGCTGGAAG ttctgctga
- the TCEA3 gene encoding transcription elongation factor A protein 3 isoform X1: MGPAEELVRIAKKLDKMVARKSTVRWLNSPGHVHISIHRVRQSQQPAQGCFGFSCHALPGAAWCLLKGSRGFSLLQEGALDLLKSLTSYTMTIQLLQTTRIGVAVNSVRKHCSDEEVVASAKILIKNWKRLLESTTTKKEKGADRKKEKDTNGDKEKKKGMDVSSCPSEGVKHSKNIAEKHREKHKERKPSKCDSHATTTQGHSADSSPRRVSSDGQSPTTSSKKSPLHGKKERRASADARSSTVSSSFSSQKRLSAERRASVGTSLSPAPTSSQRNSSDSKEERANSSKAKPEVPRTPSSPSFSPSPCFLAPCYLTGDSVRDKCIEMLTAALRMDDDYKEFSVNCEKMASEIEDHIFQELKSTDMKYRNRVRSRISNLKDPKNPGLRRNVLCGAIEPSLIARMTAEEMASDELKKLRNAMTQEAIREHQMAKTGGTVTDLFQCSKCKKKNCTYNQVQTRSADEPMTTFVLCNECGNRWKFC; encoded by the exons ATGGGGCCCGCTGAGGAGCTGGTCCGGATTGCCAAGAAATTGGATAAGATGGTGGCCAGGAAGAGCACGGTAAGGTGGCTGAACTCGCCGGGGCATGTGCACATATCTATACAC AGGGTCAGGCAATCCCAGCaaccagcccagggctgctttGGGTTCTCCTGTCATGCCcttcctggtgctgcctggtgCCTCCTCAAGGGCTCCCGTggcttctccctgctgcaggaaggggcaCTGGATCTGCTCAAATCCCTTACCAGCTACACCATGACCATCCAGCTACTCCAG ACCACACGGATTGGAGTGGCTGTGAACTCAGTGCGGAAACACTGCTCAGATGAAGAGGTGGTGGCTTCTGCCAAAATCCTCATCAAAAACTGGAAACGACTTCTGG AGtccaccaccacaaaaaaagagaagggtgCAGataggaagaaggaaaaggacacaaatggagacaaggagaagaagaaggggaTGGATGTTTCCAGCTGCCCCAGTGAAGGGGTGAAGCACAGCAAGAATATAGCTGAGAAGCACAGGGAGAAGCACAAAGAGAG GAAACCCAGCAAGTGTGACTCTCATGCCACCACCACCCAGGGCCACTCGGCCGATTCCAGCCCAAGGAG AGTGTCCAGTGACGGCCAGAGCCCCACCACGTCCTCCAAGAAATCACCTCTGCATGGCAAGAAAGAGAG GAGAGCCTCGGCTGACGCCAGGTCCTCAACTGTgtcctcctctttctcctcacAAAAGAGACTGTCAGCAGAGAG GAGAGCCTCTGTGGGCACCAGCCTCTCTCCAGCTCCTACCAGCTCCCAGAGAAACTCCAGTGACAGCAAGGAGGAAAG AGCCAACAGCAGCAAGGCCAAACCTGAGGTGCCGCGaacccccagcagcccctccttctctcccagcccctgcttcCTGGCCCCCTGCTATCTCACGGGGGACTCAGTGCGGGACAAGTGCATTGAGATGCTGACGGCTGCACTCCGCATGGATG ACGACTACAAGGAGTTCAGTGTCAATTGTGAGAAGATGGCTTCGGAGATTGAAGAC CATATCTTCCAGGAGCTGAAGAGCACTGACATGAAGTATCGCAACCGGGTGCGGAGCAGGATCAGCAACCTGAAGGACCCCAAGAACCCTGGTCTGCGGAGGAATGTGCTGTGTGGGGCCATCGAGCCCAGCCTCATCGCCCGGATGACCGCTGAG GAGATGGCCAGTGATGAGCTGAAGAAGCTGCGGAATGCCATGACCCAGGAGGCCATCCGGGAGCACCAGATGGCCAAGACAGGTGGTACCGTCACTGACCTCTTCCAGTGCAGCAAGTGCAAGAAGAAGAACTGCACGTACAACCAG GTACAGACGCGCAGCGCTGATGAACCCATGACAACATTCGTGCTGTGCAACGAATGTGGGAACCGCTGGAAG ttctgctga
- the TCEA3 gene encoding transcription elongation factor A protein 3 isoform X2 yields MGPAEELVRIAKKLDKMVARKSTRVRQSQQPAQGCFGFSCHALPGAAWCLLKGSRGFSLLQEGALDLLKSLTSYTMTIQLLQTTRIGVAVNSVRKHCSDEEVVASAKILIKNWKRLLESTTTKKEKGADRKKEKDTNGDKEKKKGMDVSSCPSEGVKHSKNIAEKHREKHKERKPSKCDSHATTTQGHSADSSPRRVSSDGQSPTTSSKKSPLHGKKERRASADARSSTVSSSFSSQKRLSAERRASVGTSLSPAPTSSQRNSSDSKEERANSSKAKPEVPRTPSSPSFSPSPCFLAPCYLTGDSVRDKCIEMLTAALRMDDDYKEFSVNCEKMASEIEDHIFQELKSTDMKYRNRVRSRISNLKDPKNPGLRRNVLCGAIEPSLIARMTAEEMASDELKKLRNAMTQEAIREHQMAKTGGTVTDLFQCSKCKKKNCTYNQVQTRSADEPMTTFVLCNECGNRWKFC; encoded by the exons ATGGGGCCCGCTGAGGAGCTGGTCCGGATTGCCAAGAAATTGGATAAGATGGTGGCCAGGAAGAGCACG AGGGTCAGGCAATCCCAGCaaccagcccagggctgctttGGGTTCTCCTGTCATGCCcttcctggtgctgcctggtgCCTCCTCAAGGGCTCCCGTggcttctccctgctgcaggaaggggcaCTGGATCTGCTCAAATCCCTTACCAGCTACACCATGACCATCCAGCTACTCCAG ACCACACGGATTGGAGTGGCTGTGAACTCAGTGCGGAAACACTGCTCAGATGAAGAGGTGGTGGCTTCTGCCAAAATCCTCATCAAAAACTGGAAACGACTTCTGG AGtccaccaccacaaaaaaagagaagggtgCAGataggaagaaggaaaaggacacaaatggagacaaggagaagaagaaggggaTGGATGTTTCCAGCTGCCCCAGTGAAGGGGTGAAGCACAGCAAGAATATAGCTGAGAAGCACAGGGAGAAGCACAAAGAGAG GAAACCCAGCAAGTGTGACTCTCATGCCACCACCACCCAGGGCCACTCGGCCGATTCCAGCCCAAGGAG AGTGTCCAGTGACGGCCAGAGCCCCACCACGTCCTCCAAGAAATCACCTCTGCATGGCAAGAAAGAGAG GAGAGCCTCGGCTGACGCCAGGTCCTCAACTGTgtcctcctctttctcctcacAAAAGAGACTGTCAGCAGAGAG GAGAGCCTCTGTGGGCACCAGCCTCTCTCCAGCTCCTACCAGCTCCCAGAGAAACTCCAGTGACAGCAAGGAGGAAAG AGCCAACAGCAGCAAGGCCAAACCTGAGGTGCCGCGaacccccagcagcccctccttctctcccagcccctgcttcCTGGCCCCCTGCTATCTCACGGGGGACTCAGTGCGGGACAAGTGCATTGAGATGCTGACGGCTGCACTCCGCATGGATG ACGACTACAAGGAGTTCAGTGTCAATTGTGAGAAGATGGCTTCGGAGATTGAAGAC CATATCTTCCAGGAGCTGAAGAGCACTGACATGAAGTATCGCAACCGGGTGCGGAGCAGGATCAGCAACCTGAAGGACCCCAAGAACCCTGGTCTGCGGAGGAATGTGCTGTGTGGGGCCATCGAGCCCAGCCTCATCGCCCGGATGACCGCTGAG GAGATGGCCAGTGATGAGCTGAAGAAGCTGCGGAATGCCATGACCCAGGAGGCCATCCGGGAGCACCAGATGGCCAAGACAGGTGGTACCGTCACTGACCTCTTCCAGTGCAGCAAGTGCAAGAAGAAGAACTGCACGTACAACCAG GTACAGACGCGCAGCGCTGATGAACCCATGACAACATTCGTGCTGTGCAACGAATGTGGGAACCGCTGGAAG ttctgctga
- the TCEA3 gene encoding transcription elongation factor A protein 3 isoform X4: protein MGPAEELVRIAKKLDKMVARKSTEGALDLLKSLTSYTMTIQLLQTTRIGVAVNSVRKHCSDEEVVASAKILIKNWKRLLESTTTKKEKGADRKKEKDTNGDKEKKKGMDVSSCPSEGVKHSKNIAEKHREKHKERKPSKCDSHATTTQGHSADSSPRRVSSDGQSPTTSSKKSPLHGKKERRASADARSSTVSSSFSSQKRLSAERRASVGTSLSPAPTSSQRNSSDSKEERANSSKAKPEVPRTPSSPSFSPSPCFLAPCYLTGDSVRDKCIEMLTAALRMDDDYKEFSVNCEKMASEIEDHIFQELKSTDMKYRNRVRSRISNLKDPKNPGLRRNVLCGAIEPSLIARMTAEEMASDELKKLRNAMTQEAIREHQMAKTGGTVTDLFQCSKCKKKNCTYNQVQTRSADEPMTTFVLCNECGNRWKFC from the exons ATGGGGCCCGCTGAGGAGCTGGTCCGGATTGCCAAGAAATTGGATAAGATGGTGGCCAGGAAGAGCACG gaaggggcaCTGGATCTGCTCAAATCCCTTACCAGCTACACCATGACCATCCAGCTACTCCAG ACCACACGGATTGGAGTGGCTGTGAACTCAGTGCGGAAACACTGCTCAGATGAAGAGGTGGTGGCTTCTGCCAAAATCCTCATCAAAAACTGGAAACGACTTCTGG AGtccaccaccacaaaaaaagagaagggtgCAGataggaagaaggaaaaggacacaaatggagacaaggagaagaagaaggggaTGGATGTTTCCAGCTGCCCCAGTGAAGGGGTGAAGCACAGCAAGAATATAGCTGAGAAGCACAGGGAGAAGCACAAAGAGAG GAAACCCAGCAAGTGTGACTCTCATGCCACCACCACCCAGGGCCACTCGGCCGATTCCAGCCCAAGGAG AGTGTCCAGTGACGGCCAGAGCCCCACCACGTCCTCCAAGAAATCACCTCTGCATGGCAAGAAAGAGAG GAGAGCCTCGGCTGACGCCAGGTCCTCAACTGTgtcctcctctttctcctcacAAAAGAGACTGTCAGCAGAGAG GAGAGCCTCTGTGGGCACCAGCCTCTCTCCAGCTCCTACCAGCTCCCAGAGAAACTCCAGTGACAGCAAGGAGGAAAG AGCCAACAGCAGCAAGGCCAAACCTGAGGTGCCGCGaacccccagcagcccctccttctctcccagcccctgcttcCTGGCCCCCTGCTATCTCACGGGGGACTCAGTGCGGGACAAGTGCATTGAGATGCTGACGGCTGCACTCCGCATGGATG ACGACTACAAGGAGTTCAGTGTCAATTGTGAGAAGATGGCTTCGGAGATTGAAGAC CATATCTTCCAGGAGCTGAAGAGCACTGACATGAAGTATCGCAACCGGGTGCGGAGCAGGATCAGCAACCTGAAGGACCCCAAGAACCCTGGTCTGCGGAGGAATGTGCTGTGTGGGGCCATCGAGCCCAGCCTCATCGCCCGGATGACCGCTGAG GAGATGGCCAGTGATGAGCTGAAGAAGCTGCGGAATGCCATGACCCAGGAGGCCATCCGGGAGCACCAGATGGCCAAGACAGGTGGTACCGTCACTGACCTCTTCCAGTGCAGCAAGTGCAAGAAGAAGAACTGCACGTACAACCAG GTACAGACGCGCAGCGCTGATGAACCCATGACAACATTCGTGCTGTGCAACGAATGTGGGAACCGCTGGAAG ttctgctga